A genomic segment from uncultured Alistipes sp. encodes:
- the recN gene encoding DNA repair protein RecN, whose translation MLRRLSVENYALIDKLEMELDPHLNIITGETGAGKSILLGALGLLLGAKNDGAAMKDAARNCTVEGTFNLAGCGLEAFFAENDLDYAAETTLTRIITPAGKSRAFVNDVPVQLAQLRELGTRLIDIHSQHQNLILSSEEFRTSALDTVAGNGDLLAQYAAQYARMSDLRRELASLREAAERGRRDEEWLRFQCDELAAASLRAGEQAELEEELAVLENADRIGEALTGLRNALDSDETGVLSQLKNAENALGHLREHYPTAGEFADRLHAVLEELKDIDASATAASERVDADPERLAKRSARLDALIALQQKYRVADEAELIALRDRSAAQLAAIVHSGEEIAAAERALQEATAAAEALADRLHKAREKAAGGFEKEILATLDKLGLSETIFQVALTPRPELDRTGRDQVQFLFTANARMTPQPVERIASGGELSRVMLALKALLARRMQLPTIIFDEIDTGVSGRIADAMGEIIESLAASMQVVDITHLPQVASKGSAHFVVYKRNGRTEITRLSDDDRIAEIAKMLSGSQITQAAVAQARILLGR comes from the coding sequence ATGCTGCGCCGTCTGTCCGTCGAAAACTACGCGCTGATCGACAAACTCGAAATGGAACTGGACCCGCACCTGAACATCATCACGGGGGAGACGGGAGCCGGAAAGTCCATTCTGCTCGGGGCTCTCGGGCTGCTGCTGGGGGCCAAGAACGACGGGGCGGCGATGAAGGATGCCGCCCGGAACTGCACGGTGGAGGGGACCTTCAACCTCGCGGGCTGCGGGCTGGAGGCTTTCTTTGCGGAGAACGACCTCGACTACGCCGCCGAAACCACCCTGACGCGCATCATCACCCCGGCAGGCAAGAGCCGGGCCTTCGTCAACGACGTTCCGGTGCAGCTGGCACAGCTGCGCGAGCTCGGCACGCGCCTGATCGACATCCACTCGCAACACCAGAACCTGATCCTCTCGTCGGAGGAGTTCCGCACCTCGGCACTCGACACCGTGGCCGGGAACGGCGACCTGCTGGCGCAATACGCCGCGCAATACGCCCGGATGAGCGACCTGCGCCGTGAACTGGCCTCGCTGCGCGAAGCCGCCGAACGGGGCCGCCGCGACGAGGAGTGGCTGCGCTTCCAGTGCGACGAATTGGCGGCCGCGTCGCTGCGCGCGGGCGAGCAGGCCGAGCTGGAGGAGGAGTTGGCCGTACTCGAAAATGCCGACCGCATCGGCGAGGCGCTGACCGGCCTGCGCAATGCACTGGACAGCGACGAAACGGGCGTTCTGAGCCAGTTGAAAAATGCCGAAAACGCCCTCGGGCATCTGCGCGAACACTACCCTACGGCCGGAGAGTTTGCCGACCGGCTGCACGCGGTCCTGGAGGAGTTGAAAGACATCGACGCTTCGGCAACGGCCGCCAGCGAACGGGTGGATGCCGATCCCGAACGGTTGGCAAAACGCTCGGCGCGGCTCGACGCCCTGATTGCCCTGCAACAGAAATACCGCGTGGCCGACGAGGCGGAGTTGATCGCCCTGCGGGACCGGAGTGCGGCGCAGTTGGCGGCAATCGTCCACAGCGGCGAGGAGATCGCTGCGGCGGAACGCGCCCTGCAGGAGGCAACGGCCGCCGCCGAAGCGCTGGCCGACCGGCTGCACAAGGCACGCGAAAAGGCTGCCGGAGGTTTCGAAAAGGAGATCCTGGCGACGCTGGACAAACTGGGCCTGTCGGAGACCATCTTCCAGGTGGCACTGACACCCCGCCCGGAACTGGACCGCACGGGCCGCGACCAGGTGCAGTTCCTCTTCACGGCCAATGCACGCATGACGCCGCAACCCGTCGAGCGGATCGCTTCGGGCGGTGAGCTTTCACGCGTGATGCTCGCCCTGAAGGCGCTGCTGGCAAGGCGGATGCAGCTGCCGACAATCATCTTCGACGAGATCGACACGGGCGTCTCGGGGCGCATTGCCGACGCCATGGGCGAGATCATCGAATCGCTCGCGGCCTCGATGCAGGTCGTGGACATCACCCACCTGCCGCAAGTCGCCTCGAAAGGCTCGGCACACTTCGTGGTCTACAAACGCAACGGCCGCACGGAGATCACCCGTCTGAGCGACGACGACCGCATCGCCGAGATTGCCAAGATGCTCTCCGGATCGCAGATCACGCAGGCCGCCGTAGCCCAGGCACGCATCCTGCTGGGCCGATAG
- a CDS encoding DUF4886 domain-containing protein — translation MKRTIFGLLLVLCPISLAAQPQDSVRMLWIGNSFTYFNDLPGMVREIAASQGVKLSCTRFLKGGERFSGHLKNPELIRALISGHWDYIVLQEQSTAPAMPTRQVIREVYPAARTLDSLAHVGSPEAKVIFYMTWGHKFGNRKPVAGYPLANDYENMQERLKTSYLEMAYDNDAWCAPVGMAWQRVRRERPECELYRSDNYHPAVPGSYLAANVIFTTLFRKPYRTEFTADLPTSLAEYLQQIAQQTVLDNFVLLNIR, via the coding sequence ATGAAACGCACGATTTTCGGATTGTTGCTCGTCTTGTGCCCGATAAGCCTGGCGGCGCAACCGCAGGATTCGGTGCGCATGTTGTGGATCGGCAACAGCTTCACCTATTTCAATGACCTCCCCGGCATGGTCCGGGAGATTGCGGCCTCGCAGGGGGTAAAACTCTCCTGCACCCGTTTCCTGAAGGGCGGAGAGCGATTTTCGGGCCATTTGAAAAACCCGGAGCTGATCCGGGCGCTGATCTCGGGCCACTGGGACTATATCGTACTGCAGGAGCAGAGCACGGCCCCGGCCATGCCGACACGCCAGGTCATCCGGGAGGTCTATCCGGCAGCGCGCACTCTGGACAGTCTGGCCCATGTCGGTTCTCCCGAAGCCAAAGTAATCTTCTACATGACCTGGGGGCATAAATTCGGAAACCGGAAACCCGTAGCGGGGTATCCGCTGGCAAACGATTACGAAAATATGCAGGAGCGGCTGAAAACCAGCTATCTGGAGATGGCTTACGACAACGATGCCTGGTGCGCACCCGTGGGAATGGCCTGGCAGCGGGTTCGCCGGGAGCGGCCCGAGTGCGAACTCTACCGTTCCGACAACTACCATCCGGCGGTTCCGGGGAGCTATCTGGCGGCAAATGTCATCTTCACGACGCTGTTCCGGAAGCCTTATCGGACGGAATTTACAGCCGATCTGCCAACCTCACTGGCAGAGTACCTTCAGCAAATCGCACAACAGACCGTTCTTGATAATTTCGTCTTGCTCAATATCCGTTAA
- the bamD gene encoding outer membrane protein assembly factor BamD yields MKQTFSYALCAVAAAIFLSGCSGMNALLKSGQPELIYSKALEYYDKGKWQRAITLFEGVEHYYQGTSREDTVSFYKAYCRFKNRDYDTASAELDDFRRKFGRSAFIEDAEGMYALCHYYLSPGPTRDQTMTGHALIAINEFMSRYPESSRIENFKKINTELTERLHDKAYLNAYTYYKIGRYKSAITALKNALKEYPESKHREEIMYLIVDASYRFASNSIASKQTDRYLAMLDSYLSFKEEYPKSKHIKEVDRMAKQARDYLDRNNKDNNI; encoded by the coding sequence ATGAAGCAGACTTTCTCATACGCCCTTTGCGCCGTGGCGGCAGCAATCTTCCTCAGCGGATGCTCCGGCATGAACGCACTGCTGAAAAGCGGGCAGCCCGAACTGATCTACAGCAAGGCGCTGGAGTATTACGACAAGGGTAAATGGCAACGCGCCATCACGCTCTTCGAAGGCGTGGAACACTACTATCAGGGCACCTCGCGCGAGGATACCGTCTCGTTCTACAAGGCCTACTGCCGCTTCAAGAACCGCGACTACGACACCGCCTCGGCGGAACTCGACGACTTCCGCCGCAAATTCGGCCGCAGCGCCTTCATCGAGGATGCCGAAGGGATGTATGCCCTCTGCCACTACTACCTCTCCCCGGGCCCGACACGCGACCAGACCATGACCGGGCACGCCCTGATCGCCATCAACGAATTCATGTCGCGCTACCCCGAAAGCAGCCGCATCGAGAATTTCAAAAAGATCAACACGGAACTCACCGAACGGCTCCATGACAAGGCCTATCTGAACGCCTATACCTATTATAAGATCGGGCGTTACAAATCGGCCATCACGGCCCTGAAAAATGCCCTGAAGGAATATCCCGAAAGCAAGCACCGCGAGGAGATCATGTACCTGATCGTCGATGCCAGCTACCGCTTCGCCAGCAACTCCATCGCCAGCAAGCAGACGGACCGTTACCTGGCGATGCTCGACTCCTACCTCTCCTTCAAGGAGGAGTACCCCAAGTCGAAACACATCAAGGAGGTGGACCGCATGGCCAAGCAGGCCCGCGACTACCTCGACCGCAACAACAAGGACAACAACATATAA
- the coaBC gene encoding bifunctional phosphopantothenoylcysteine decarboxylase/phosphopantothenate--cysteine ligase CoaBC, giving the protein MASGNAATASLAGRRILLGITGSIAAYKAAMLCRLLKTAGAEVRVVMTPLAKQFITPLTMATLSKNPILVEFFDPENGAWNSHVSLGEWADCYLIAPATANTLAKMATGVADNLLLTAYLSARCPVVVAPAMDLDMYAHPATQQNLRTLAERGVRIVEPAEGELASGLTGKGRMAEPDTIAAFVGDLFTEKKKTLAGRRLIVTAGATIEAIDPVRFISNHSSGKMGYAIAGELAARGAEVTLISGRTALPVPPGVERVDVLSAEEMYDAAVRAFEAADGAVMCAAVADYTPAEFSDTKLKKGDDELFIRLRRTRDIAAELGTRKGGRLLAGFALETDDEEAHAESKLTRKNFDFIVLNSLRDAGAGFRGDTNKVTLIDRTGREALPLLSKREVASRIADRIEAFFAR; this is encoded by the coding sequence ATGGCATCCGGAAACGCTGCGACCGCATCCTTGGCGGGACGCCGCATTCTGTTGGGCATTACGGGCAGCATAGCAGCCTACAAGGCTGCCATGCTGTGTCGTTTATTGAAGACGGCAGGCGCCGAGGTCCGTGTGGTGATGACCCCGCTGGCCAAGCAGTTCATCACGCCGCTGACGATGGCCACCCTCTCGAAAAACCCCATTCTCGTGGAGTTCTTCGACCCCGAGAACGGCGCCTGGAACTCCCATGTCTCGCTGGGCGAGTGGGCCGACTGCTACCTGATCGCCCCCGCCACGGCCAATACGCTGGCCAAGATGGCCACGGGCGTGGCAGACAACCTGCTGCTGACGGCCTATCTCTCGGCACGCTGCCCGGTGGTCGTAGCCCCGGCCATGGACCTCGACATGTATGCCCATCCGGCCACGCAGCAGAACCTCCGCACACTGGCCGAACGCGGCGTGCGGATCGTCGAACCCGCCGAAGGAGAGCTGGCCAGCGGCCTGACAGGAAAGGGCCGGATGGCCGAACCCGATACGATCGCCGCCTTCGTCGGCGACCTGTTCACCGAAAAAAAAAAGACACTCGCCGGTAGACGGCTGATCGTCACGGCCGGCGCCACGATCGAAGCCATCGACCCCGTGCGGTTCATCTCGAACCACTCCTCGGGCAAGATGGGCTATGCCATTGCCGGCGAACTGGCCGCCCGCGGTGCGGAGGTGACGCTCATTTCGGGGCGCACGGCGCTGCCCGTACCTCCGGGTGTCGAGCGGGTGGATGTCCTCTCGGCCGAAGAGATGTACGATGCCGCGGTCCGGGCCTTCGAGGCGGCCGACGGCGCGGTGATGTGCGCCGCCGTAGCGGACTACACCCCCGCCGAATTCTCCGACACGAAACTCAAGAAGGGCGACGACGAACTGTTCATCCGCCTGCGCCGCACGCGCGACATCGCCGCAGAACTGGGTACCCGCAAGGGAGGGCGGCTGCTGGCGGGCTTCGCGCTGGAGACCGATGACGAGGAGGCGCACGCCGAATCGAAACTCACCCGCAAGAACTTCGACTTCATCGTCCTGAACTCCCTGCGGGATGCCGGAGCGGGCTTCCGCGGCGACACGAACAAGGTGACCCTGATCGACCGCACGGGGCGTGAAGCCCTGCCGCTGCTCTCGAAACGGGAGGTCGCGTCCCGCATTGCCGACCGTATCGAGGCCTTTTTCGCCCGCTGA
- a CDS encoding co-chaperone GroES gives MNVKPLSDRVLILPNPAEEKTAGGLIIPDTAKEKPLAGKVVAVGPGTSEVKMEVKVGDQVLYGKYAGQEIQIDGVDYLIMKQNDILAII, from the coding sequence ATGAACGTAAAACCATTATCGGACCGCGTGCTGATTCTCCCGAATCCCGCGGAAGAGAAGACAGCCGGAGGGTTGATTATTCCCGACACGGCCAAGGAGAAACCGCTGGCTGGCAAGGTCGTGGCCGTAGGCCCCGGCACTTCGGAGGTCAAGATGGAGGTCAAGGTCGGCGACCAGGTGCTCTATGGCAAGTATGCCGGTCAGGAGATCCAGATCGACGGCGTCGATTACCTTATCATGAAACAAAACGATATTCTCGCAATCATCTAA
- a CDS encoding nucleotidyltransferase domain-containing protein, producing MNNTHEIIALAAANQRRAHEILRELRLREAWQAIGARAEVVGSLRSGLLMKHLDIDLHIYSPAPLRVADSFAAAARIAERPGIRRMEYGNLLDAEDCCLEWHAQYEDRDGRMWQIDLIHMAEDSPWAGYFERVADRVAAVLTPETRDTILQLKYETSNEKHIPGIAYYRAVLEGGVRNCAEFMAWLQEHPVDGIVAWIP from the coding sequence ATGAACAACACACACGAAATCATTGCCCTCGCCGCCGCCAACCAGCGGCGGGCACACGAAATTCTCCGCGAACTGAGGTTGCGCGAAGCGTGGCAGGCCATCGGAGCGCGGGCCGAAGTGGTGGGATCGCTCCGCTCGGGACTCCTGATGAAGCACCTCGACATCGACCTGCACATCTACTCTCCGGCTCCGCTGCGCGTGGCCGACAGTTTCGCCGCAGCAGCCCGAATTGCCGAAAGGCCCGGTATCCGGCGGATGGAGTACGGCAACCTGCTCGACGCCGAGGACTGTTGTCTCGAATGGCACGCACAATACGAAGACCGTGACGGTCGGATGTGGCAGATCGACCTGATCCACATGGCCGAAGATTCGCCCTGGGCGGGATATTTCGAACGGGTGGCCGACCGGGTCGCGGCGGTACTGACCCCGGAGACGCGCGACACGATCCTGCAACTGAAATACGAAACATCCAACGAGAAGCATATCCCGGGCATTGCCTATTATCGGGCGGTTTTGGAGGGTGGTGTGCGCAACTGCGCGGAGTTCATGGCCTGGCTGCAGGAGCACCCCGTCGACGGAATCGTGGCGTGGATACCATGA
- the groL gene encoding chaperonin GroEL (60 kDa chaperone family; promotes refolding of misfolded polypeptides especially under stressful conditions; forms two stacked rings of heptamers to form a barrel-shaped 14mer; ends can be capped by GroES; misfolded proteins enter the barrel where they are refolded when GroES binds), with product MAKEIKYNVEARELLKEGVDALSNAVKVTLGPKGRNVIIDKKFGAPQVTKDGVTVAKEVELEDSFANMGAQMVKEVASKTNDDAGDGTTTATVLAQSIIGVGLKNVTAGANPMDLKRGIDKAVAKVVESLRAQSQEVGSDFAKIEQVATISSNNDQNIGKLIAEAMAKVNKEGVITVEEAKGTETHVEVVEGMQFDRGYISAYFITDTEKMEAQLEKPYILITDKKISTMKELMGVLEPVAQSGRSLLVIAEDVDGEALSALVVNKLRGTLKIAACKAPGFGDRRKEMLEDIAVLTGATVISADKGMKIEDATLDMLGTADKVTLNKENTTIVDGAGKKEAIAARVAQIRASIEKATSDYDKEKLQERLAKLAGGVAVLYVGATTEVEMKEKKDRVDDALAATRAAVEEGIVPGGGVAYIRATAALEGLKGENEDQTTGIQIVKRAIEEPLRQIVANAGGEGSVVVNKVREGQGAFGYNARDDKYEDLLAAGIIDPTKVSRVALENAASIASMFLTTECVLAEKKSEQPAPAMPAGGMGGMM from the coding sequence ATGGCAAAGGAAATCAAATATAATGTAGAGGCGCGCGAACTGCTCAAGGAGGGTGTCGATGCGCTGTCGAACGCCGTCAAGGTCACGCTCGGTCCCAAAGGCCGCAACGTCATTATCGACAAGAAATTCGGTGCTCCCCAGGTGACGAAGGACGGTGTCACCGTGGCCAAGGAGGTCGAGTTGGAGGATTCGTTCGCCAACATGGGCGCTCAGATGGTCAAGGAGGTCGCTTCGAAGACCAATGACGATGCCGGTGACGGTACGACGACCGCTACGGTGCTGGCCCAGTCGATCATCGGTGTCGGCCTAAAGAACGTCACCGCAGGTGCCAATCCGATGGATCTGAAACGCGGTATCGACAAGGCTGTTGCCAAGGTGGTCGAGTCGCTGCGCGCTCAGAGCCAGGAGGTCGGTTCGGATTTCGCCAAGATCGAGCAGGTGGCTACCATTTCGTCCAACAACGACCAGAACATCGGTAAGCTGATTGCCGAGGCGATGGCCAAGGTCAACAAGGAGGGTGTCATCACCGTCGAGGAGGCCAAGGGCACCGAGACCCATGTCGAGGTGGTCGAAGGTATGCAGTTTGACCGCGGTTATATCTCGGCCTACTTCATCACCGATACGGAGAAGATGGAGGCCCAGCTCGAAAAACCCTATATCCTGATTACGGACAAGAAGATTTCGACGATGAAGGAGCTGATGGGCGTGCTGGAGCCGGTGGCCCAGAGCGGACGTTCGCTGCTGGTCATCGCCGAGGATGTCGACGGCGAGGCGCTGTCGGCCCTGGTTGTCAATAAATTGCGCGGAACGTTGAAGATTGCCGCCTGCAAGGCGCCGGGCTTCGGTGACCGCCGCAAGGAGATGCTTGAGGACATCGCCGTGCTGACGGGTGCCACGGTCATCTCGGCCGACAAGGGCATGAAGATCGAGGATGCTACGCTCGACATGCTGGGTACGGCCGACAAGGTGACGCTCAACAAGGAGAACACGACGATCGTCGACGGCGCCGGCAAGAAGGAGGCCATTGCGGCCCGTGTGGCTCAGATCCGCGCCTCGATCGAGAAGGCTACGTCGGACTACGACAAGGAGAAGCTGCAGGAGCGTCTGGCCAAGCTGGCCGGAGGTGTGGCAGTCCTCTACGTGGGTGCCACGACCGAGGTCGAGATGAAGGAGAAGAAGGATCGTGTCGACGATGCGTTGGCCGCAACGCGTGCTGCCGTTGAGGAGGGTATCGTTCCGGGAGGCGGCGTGGCCTACATCCGCGCTACGGCTGCCCTGGAGGGCCTGAAGGGCGAGAACGAGGACCAGACGACCGGTATCCAGATCGTAAAGCGTGCCATTGAGGAACCGCTGCGTCAGATCGTGGCCAATGCCGGAGGCGAAGGCTCGGTGGTTGTCAACAAGGTGCGCGAGGGCCAGGGTGCCTTCGGTTACAACGCCCGTGATGACAAGTATGAGGATCTGCTCGCTGCCGGTATCATCGACCCGACGAAGGTGTCGCGTGTGGCTCTGGAGAATGCTGCCTCGATCGCCTCGATGTTCCTGACGACGGAGTGCGTGCTGGCCGAGAAGAAATCGGAGCAGCCTGCACCTGCGATGCCGGCCGGCGGCATGGGCGGCATGATGTAG
- a CDS encoding glycosyl hydrolase 115 family protein has translation MRFCLFVIGLLLPTALSAGISVGERPAKGGNSFPLSTPRVTATILHDPAEPEVVKRCAELFAADVEAVTGRRPQIVTSLPESGQLVIVGTVEKSALIQRIARAGKIDIRALDGAWERYLIQRVDNPLPGISQALIVAGSDRRGAAYGLFSLSEQIGVSPWYWWADVPVRKHPALYVEAPATLSETPSVRYRGIFLNDEDWGLTPWASKTYEKERGNIGPKTYARICELLLRLKANYLCPAMHPVSTAFNQIPENKMVADTFAIVMGSTHCEPLLLNTASEWDRETMGPWDYGRNKDGINRVLAQRIRENGAYENVYTLALRGLHDAAMAVGTPMRKKVEMLQSALLDQRKILEDNIDRPIETIPQAFTPYKEVLEIYSNGLELPDDITIIWPDDNYGYLKRLSGIREQQRSGRSGVYYHVSYLGVPHSYLWFSTTPPALMYEELRKAYDTTADRVWLLNCGDLKGSEMQVSLFLDMAYDIGRFTADNVVKYPAHWLSGFFGAEYYARLEAMTREHLRLAFSRKPEYMGWGYHWNRFDQSCEQLTDTEFSFVNYEEADRRLEAYRRLGAAAEGMLSEIEESARPAFYQLVYYPLRGAELMNRMTLGGQRNRWYARQGRAATDMVRQEVVNCYDSLQIITANYNSLLGGKWNHMMSMRQNYDRVSAYFEMPRLESRAEAEGPVLRLQVEGEDVTGSRSFHALPAFDRYLCRSHWIDVYNQGGGNLAWTAKPSEKWILIDRTEGQTTTEERIHVRVDWDKAPQGSESTGSIEFRAGDQVRRVIVSLFNPATPSRDDLRGMYVESNGVVSIPGAGYHRLRENGDIDIRVVEDLGIEGAALQLGDPVAALQTYRSPEVPCVEYDFYAFDAGLVDVYTYVLPTFPLHADRDFRLNENTNTDTKYSVQIDNGALATPSSSHVEYSQVWFESVLRNCVINKSTLYVDRPGHHTLRIRVGDPGIVIQKTVLDFGGLKRSYMGPPSTRVE, from the coding sequence ATGAGATTTTGTTTATTCGTCATTGGTTTGTTGTTGCCGACGGCCTTGTCCGCCGGTATTTCGGTGGGCGAACGGCCCGCGAAAGGAGGAAACTCCTTTCCGCTCTCCACTCCCCGGGTAACGGCCACGATTCTCCATGATCCGGCCGAACCCGAAGTCGTCAAGCGCTGTGCCGAGCTTTTCGCCGCAGATGTTGAAGCGGTCACGGGCCGTCGTCCGCAGATTGTGACTTCGCTGCCGGAATCGGGCCAGCTGGTTATCGTCGGGACGGTGGAGAAGAGTGCGCTGATTCAGCGGATCGCCCGGGCGGGCAAGATAGACATCCGAGCGTTGGACGGGGCCTGGGAGCGTTATCTGATCCAGCGGGTCGACAATCCCCTGCCGGGCATATCGCAGGCGCTGATTGTGGCCGGGAGTGATCGTCGGGGGGCTGCGTACGGACTTTTCTCATTGTCGGAGCAAATCGGGGTCTCTCCGTGGTATTGGTGGGCCGATGTCCCCGTACGGAAGCATCCTGCATTGTATGTCGAGGCTCCGGCAACTTTGTCGGAGACCCCCTCTGTCCGTTACCGGGGTATTTTCTTGAATGACGAGGACTGGGGGTTGACACCGTGGGCATCGAAAACCTATGAAAAGGAGCGCGGCAATATCGGCCCCAAAACCTATGCCCGAATTTGCGAACTGCTGCTGCGGTTGAAGGCCAACTATCTCTGCCCGGCCATGCATCCTGTATCGACGGCTTTCAATCAGATCCCGGAAAACAAAATGGTGGCCGATACGTTCGCCATTGTAATGGGGTCCACACATTGCGAACCGTTGCTGCTCAATACGGCGAGTGAATGGGATCGGGAAACGATGGGTCCTTGGGATTATGGCAGGAACAAGGATGGCATCAACCGGGTCCTGGCACAACGGATCCGGGAGAATGGAGCCTATGAAAATGTCTATACCCTGGCGCTGCGGGGGTTGCATGATGCGGCCATGGCCGTCGGGACCCCGATGCGGAAGAAAGTCGAGATGCTCCAGTCGGCGCTGCTTGACCAGCGTAAGATACTGGAGGATAATATAGATCGTCCGATCGAGACGATACCGCAGGCATTTACCCCGTACAAGGAGGTGCTGGAGATCTATTCCAACGGGTTGGAGCTGCCCGATGACATCACGATCATCTGGCCGGATGACAACTACGGTTATCTGAAACGGTTGAGCGGGATCCGCGAGCAGCAGCGCTCGGGGCGTTCCGGGGTGTATTACCATGTCTCCTATCTGGGAGTTCCCCACAGCTATCTGTGGTTCAGCACGACGCCTCCGGCCTTGATGTACGAGGAGCTTCGCAAGGCCTACGATACCACGGCCGACCGTGTATGGCTGCTTAACTGCGGCGATCTGAAGGGTTCGGAGATGCAGGTTTCGCTCTTCCTGGACATGGCATACGATATCGGCCGTTTTACGGCGGACAATGTGGTGAAATATCCTGCGCACTGGTTGTCGGGCTTTTTCGGGGCGGAATACTACGCCCGGCTGGAGGCCATGACCCGCGAGCACCTGCGGCTGGCATTTTCGCGCAAACCCGAATATATGGGTTGGGGATACCATTGGAACCGGTTTGACCAAAGTTGCGAGCAGCTTACGGATACGGAGTTTTCGTTTGTCAACTATGAGGAGGCCGATCGGCGGCTGGAAGCCTACCGCCGGCTTGGGGCAGCGGCCGAAGGGATGTTGTCCGAGATCGAAGAGTCGGCGCGTCCGGCATTCTATCAACTTGTTTACTATCCCCTGCGTGGCGCCGAACTGATGAATCGGATGACGCTTGGCGGTCAGCGGAATCGCTGGTATGCCCGTCAGGGGCGTGCGGCGACCGACATGGTACGGCAGGAGGTGGTAAACTGTTATGACAGCCTGCAGATCATTACGGCCAACTACAACTCGCTGCTCGGCGGGAAATGGAATCACATGATGTCCATGCGACAGAATTATGATCGGGTGAGTGCCTATTTCGAGATGCCTCGGCTGGAATCCCGGGCGGAGGCGGAAGGCCCGGTTTTGAGGTTGCAGGTAGAGGGGGAGGATGTGACGGGCTCTCGAAGTTTCCATGCCCTCCCGGCCTTTGACCGCTATCTGTGCAGGAGTCATTGGATCGACGTTTATAATCAAGGGGGCGGAAACCTGGCCTGGACGGCGAAGCCTTCGGAAAAGTGGATTCTTATCGACCGGACAGAGGGGCAAACCACGACCGAGGAACGCATCCATGTGCGGGTGGACTGGGACAAGGCACCCCAAGGCAGTGAATCTACGGGGTCGATCGAATTCCGGGCGGGAGATCAGGTCCGGAGGGTCATCGTGTCGCTGTTCAATCCGGCCACACCCTCCCGCGACGATCTTCGGGGAATGTATGTTGAGAGCAACGGTGTCGTTTCGATACCCGGAGCCGGTTACCATCGCCTGCGTGAGAACGGGGATATTGACATTCGGGTTGTCGAAGATTTGGGAATTGAAGGGGCGGCGCTGCAGTTGGGCGATCCGGTTGCGGCGCTGCAGACCTACCGGTCTCCGGAGGTGCCTTGTGTGGAGTATGATTTTTATGCATTTGATGCGGGGCTGGTGGATGTCTATACTTATGTGCTGCCGACGTTCCCACTCCATGCAGACCGGGATTTCCGGCTGAACGAGAATACCAATACGGATACCAAATACAGCGTGCAGATCGACAATGGAGCCTTGGCCACACCCTCATCCTCGCATGTCGAATATTCACAGGTTTGGTTCGAAAGTGTCCTGCGGAATTGTGTGATCAACAAATCGACATTGTATGTTGACCGCCCGGGGCATCATACATTGCGTATCCGGGTGGGAGACCCGGGCATTGTCATACAAAAGACAGTTCTTGATTTCGGCGGGTTGAAACGCTCATACATGGGTCCTCCATCCACGAGAGTAGAGTGA
- a CDS encoding DNA-directed RNA polymerase subunit omega: protein MEIKKNIPNNTITRKLVDLDKETGNVYESINIIARRANQISTELKAELNRKLADFSSPTDTMEETFENREQIEISRYYERLPKPVIIATEEFLDHELVYKEGKNDTFKEI, encoded by the coding sequence ATGGAAATCAAGAAGAACATCCCCAACAACACCATCACGCGCAAGCTGGTGGATCTGGACAAGGAGACCGGCAACGTCTACGAGAGCATCAACATCATCGCGCGCCGTGCCAACCAGATCTCGACCGAGCTCAAGGCCGAGTTGAACCGCAAGCTCGCCGACTTCTCGTCGCCGACCGACACCATGGAGGAGACCTTCGAAAACCGCGAGCAGATCGAGATCTCGCGCTACTACGAGCGCCTTCCCAAGCCGGTGATCATCGCCACGGAGGAGTTCCTCGACCACGAACTGGTCTACAAGGAGGGCAAGAACGACACGTTCAAGGAGATCTAA